GTTCATATCGATGCAGACATCGTTCGCGATATGATCTCCGCCCAATTCCCGCAATATCGCCACCAGCGGATCGAGCCGCTCGGCGCGATCGGGACCGTCAATGCGATCTTCCGGATTGGATCGAGCGTGGCGGCGAGATTTCCCCTGCGCTTCGCGGACCCGATCGAGTGCGTCAACATACTGAACAGCGAGGCCGCAGCCATGGCCGAATTTGCACGGCATTCCCCGTTTGCCGCTCCTCGACCGCTCGGTATCGGCAGACCCGGCCCGCGCTACCCGATGCCGTGGACGCTGCAGAGCTGGATAGACGGTGATGCCGCTACGCCGGACGGGCTTGCAAATTCGGCGAGCTTCGCGCTCGACATTGCCGGGCTTATCGCGTCATTGCGCGCGGCGGACACCAGGGGCCGCCGCTTCGATCGGCGGGGAAGGGGCGGACATCTTCCCGACCATGACGACTGGATGTCGATCTGCTTCAGGAACAGCGAGGATATCCTCGACGTGCCGCGGCTCCGCCGCAAATGGGGCGATCTGCGCGAATTGCCGCCGTCCGGTCCCGACGTCATGAACCACGGGGATCTCATTCCGGCCAACCTCCTCGTGCGAGGGGAACGCCTCGTCGGCGTGCTCGACTGCGGCAGCTTCGGACCGGCCGACCCTGCGCTGGACCTCGTCGCCGCATGGCATCTTCTCGATCGCGACCGGCGCGAGACGGTGCGCATTCATCTTCGATCAAGCACGATCGAGTGGAAACGCGGAGCGGCGTGGGCGTTCCAGCAAGCGATGGGCTTGGTATGGTATTACCAAAATACCAACCCGGCCATGAGCGCGCTCGGCCGCAGCACGCTCCGTCGCATCCTCGACGATCCGGAAATCTGAACCCGATTTCGAATAACCGCTACGACCCAGGCGCAATCAACAACAGCGGCCCAAGGCGCGTTGCATTCGGGTAGCTGCAGGCAATGTGCTTTATGCCCAGGCATGCCTCCCGAAAGTGGGAATCCGTTTCGGAACAAAGACAGGCGTAAAATCAAAAACCTAAGGCGCGTGGAACGAATTTGAAAGATCGCCACGGGCTTCAGGCATCGTGCCGAATGGCGAGAAGCACAGCCGGCAGCGTAACCGGCGGAGTACGCATCACAATTGCGCGAGAACGTTGGTAATTTTGGAACCGCAGACGTTTTCCAGTTGGGCACCTGGGGCTGAGCACAGGAGCAAACCATGCATGGAAAAATCATAGCTAGGCTCGCGTTTGCAGCCTGCCTTGGAATTACCCAGCCTTCCCTTGCCGCACCTGACTGGAAGGCAGTGGCGCAGGCGCTGGGGAAATCCGGCTCAGAGGCGTCGGGTGGCGTCTATCGGGTCGGACTGCCTCGTTCGGATCTGAAGGTTACGCTCGACGGAGTAGAACTCAAACCGGCCTTGGCGCTCGGCTCGTGGCTCGCATTCAAGCCCATGGGCGATCACAATACCATGGTGATGGGTGATCTCGTGTTGACCGAATCCGAGATCAGCCCGGTGATGATGAAACTGATCGAAAGCGGCATCGAGGTCACGGCGCTCCACAATCACCTGCGGAGGGCTCAGCCGGAGACGATGTACATGCATGTCCTGGGCCATGGCGATCCGGAAAAGTTGGCCACAGCGCTACATTCGGCGCTGCAGCAGAGTGCTACGCCGCTTTCGGACACACCGGCGAGTGCCACCGCTGCTTCGAAGGCGATCGATCTCGATACGTCGACCATCGACCAGGCACTTGGCCGCAAGGGCAAGGTCAATGGCGGTGTCTATCAGGTCAGCATCCCGCGTGCGGAGTCCATCAAGGATGACGGTATGGAAGTGCCGGACGCAATGGGTTCTGCGATCGCTATCAACTTTCAACCG
The window above is part of the Mesorhizobium sp. WSM4904 genome. Proteins encoded here:
- a CDS encoding aminoglycoside phosphotransferase family protein; this encodes MADRLSRGRCAFRTTDPTFDTGMETISSMMHSDQVHIDADIVRDMISAQFPQYRHQRIEPLGAIGTVNAIFRIGSSVAARFPLRFADPIECVNILNSEAAAMAEFARHSPFAAPRPLGIGRPGPRYPMPWTLQSWIDGDAATPDGLANSASFALDIAGLIASLRAADTRGRRFDRRGRGGHLPDHDDWMSICFRNSEDILDVPRLRRKWGDLRELPPSGPDVMNHGDLIPANLLVRGERLVGVLDCGSFGPADPALDLVAAWHLLDRDRRETVRIHLRSSTIEWKRGAAWAFQQAMGLVWYYQNTNPAMSALGRSTLRRILDDPEI
- a CDS encoding DUF1259 domain-containing protein, translating into MHGKIIARLAFAACLGITQPSLAAPDWKAVAQALGKSGSEASGGVYRVGLPRSDLKVTLDGVELKPALALGSWLAFKPMGDHNTMVMGDLVLTESEISPVMMKLIESGIEVTALHNHLRRAQPETMYMHVLGHGDPEKLATALHSALQQSATPLSDTPASATAASKAIDLDTSTIDQALGRKGKVNGGVYQVSIPRAESIKDDGMEVPDAMGSAIAINFQPTGSGKAAITGDFVLIASEVNPVLRALRESGIEVTAVHNHMLDDQPRLFFMHFWANDDVGKLAKGLKLALDQVHLKTGS